The Nycticebus coucang isolate mNycCou1 chromosome 2, mNycCou1.pri, whole genome shotgun sequence genome includes a window with the following:
- the GPR21 gene encoding probable G-protein coupled receptor 21, giving the protein MNSTLDGNQSSHPFCLLAFGYLETVDFCLLEVLIVVFLTVLIISGNIIVIFVFHCAPLLNHHTTSYFIQTMAYADLFVGVSCLVPSLSLLHYPLPIEESLTCQTFGFIVSVLKSVSMASLACISIDRYIAITKPLTYNTLVTPWRLRLCIFLIWLYSTLVFLPSFFHWGKPGFHGDVFQWCAESWQTNPYFTLFIVMMLYAPAALIVCFTYFNIFRICQQHTKEISERQARFSSQCGETGEVQACPDKRYAMVLFRITSVFYILWLPYIIYFLLESSTGHSNRSASFLTTWLAISNSFCNCVIYSLSNSVFQKGLMRLSGAMCTSCASQTTAKDPYTVRSKGPLNGCHV; this is encoded by the coding sequence atgAATTCCACCTTGGATGGTAATCAGAGCAGCCACCCTTTCTGCCTCTTGGCATTTGGCTATTTGGAAACCGTCGATTTTTGCCTTTTGGAAGTGCTGATTGTTGTCTTTCTAACTGTATTAATTATTTCTGGCAACATCATTGTGATTTTTGTATTTCACTGTGCACCTTTGTTGAACCATCATACTACAAGTTATTTTATACAGACTATGGCATATGCTGACCTTTTTGTTGGGGTAAGCTGCCTGGTTCCTTCTTTATCACTCCTCCACTACCCACTTCCAATAGAGGAGTCCTTGACTTGCCAGACATTTGGTTTTATAGTATCAGTTCTGAAGAGCGTCTCCATGGCCTCTCTGGCCTGTATCAGCATCGATAGATACATTGCTATTACTAAACCTTTAACTTATAATACCCTGGTTACACCCTGGAGACTACGCCTGTGTATTTTCCTGATTTGGCTGTACTCAACCCTGGTCTTCTTGCCTTCCTTTTTCCACTGGGGAAAACCTGGATTTCATGGAGATGTATTTCAGTGGTGTGCAGAATCCTGGCAGACCAACCCCTACTTCACCCTGTTCATCGTGATGATGTTATATGCCCCCGCAGCCCTTATTGTCTGCTTCACCTATTTCAACATCTTCCGCATCTGCCAACAGCACACAAAGGAAATCAGCGAGAGGCAAGCCCGCTTCAGCAGCCAATGTGGGGAAACTGGGGAAGTACAGGCCTGTCCTGATAAGCGCTATGCCATGGTCCTGTTCCGTATCACTAGTGTGTTTTACATCCTCTGGTTGCCATATATCATCTACTTCTTACTGGAGAGCTCCACTGGGCACAGTAACCGCTCTGCATCCTTCTTGACCACCTGGCTTGCTATTAGTAACAGTTTCTGCAACTGTGTCATTTATAGTCTCTCCAACAGTGTCTTCCAAAAGGGACTAATGCGCCTTTCAGGGGCCATGTGTACTTCTTGTGCAAGTCAGACCACAGCCAAGGATCCTTACACAGTTAGGAGCAAAGGTCCTCTTAATGGATGTCATGTCTGA